In a genomic window of Chryseobacterium sp. G0162:
- a CDS encoding alpha/beta hydrolase family protein: protein MKRDTLTFLDPSRNRKIPVAYYIPKTKKKIPNQQVIIFNHGYGFNKGGDYFVYSYLTEKLASKGYFTISIQHEQTTDAPLPVEGNLQIVRRPFWQNGSDNILYVLNELKKTNPDLDYKHLTLIGHSNGGDMVALFGNQHPNLVYKIIAMDNRRMFLPRTSIPKIYSLRSNDYPADEGVLPTEEEQKKYHMTIQPTSINHSHMDNKGSNEEKKTLNDFVLKYLNEQ, encoded by the coding sequence GTGAAGCGGGATACACTCACTTTCTTAGACCCAAGCAGAAACCGTAAGATTCCTGTTGCTTATTATATTCCTAAAACTAAGAAGAAAATACCGAATCAGCAGGTGATTATCTTTAATCATGGATATGGTTTTAATAAAGGTGGTGATTATTTTGTATATTCTTATTTGACAGAAAAGTTGGCCTCAAAGGGGTATTTTACAATAAGTATTCAACATGAACAAACTACAGATGCTCCCCTCCCAGTAGAAGGAAACCTACAAATCGTAAGAAGACCTTTCTGGCAAAATGGTTCCGACAATATACTATATGTATTGAATGAGCTTAAAAAAACGAATCCGGATCTGGATTATAAACACCTTACCTTGATCGGCCATTCTAATGGTGGTGATATGGTGGCTTTATTTGGAAATCAGCATCCTAATCTTGTGTATAAAATTATTGCGATGGATAATAGAAGAATGTTCCTTCCAAGAACAAGTATTCCTAAAATTTATTCATTGCGTTCCAATGATTATCCTGCTGATGAAGGAGTCTTACCTACGGAAGAAGAGCAGAAAAAATATCATATGACCATTCAGCCCACTTCCATCAACCATAGTCATATGGATAATAAAGGCAGTAATGAAGAGAAAAAAACATTGAATGATTTTGTTCTGAAATACCTGAATGAGCAGTAA
- the chrA gene encoding chromate efflux transporter: MQENVNVKEIAKVFGKLGIIGFGGPAAHIVMMRDEVVIKRMWMNEQHFLDLLGATNLIPGPNSTEMAIHIGYDKGGWKGLLTAGLCFILPAVFITGIFAYLYNLYGQLPEVQPFIYGIKPAIIAIILAAIYPLAKQSVKSINLALIGIAVLLAAVFGVNEIYLMFGAGLLAFGLYKIQSKQKNDTLQSIVPLTFLQIIQTTFWTATNTKLFWTFLKIGSILYGSGYVLFAFLDTELVATGILTRQQLMDAIAVGQFTPGPVFSSVTFIGFQINGLSGAIISTIAIFLPSFVFVALLNPLMKKLRNSKGLSAFLDAVNVASVAIIIAVCYEMGKETITDWRTILIVVVGAIIVFNFKKINSAYVVLGGSFLGYILKMI; encoded by the coding sequence ATGCAAGAGAATGTAAACGTAAAAGAAATCGCAAAAGTTTTCGGTAAGTTAGGTATCATTGGGTTTGGAGGTCCGGCAGCACATATTGTCATGATGCGGGATGAAGTAGTGATCAAACGAATGTGGATGAACGAACAGCATTTTTTGGATCTGCTGGGTGCTACCAACCTTATTCCAGGACCTAACAGCACGGAAATGGCTATTCATATTGGCTATGATAAAGGCGGTTGGAAAGGATTGTTAACAGCAGGTTTATGCTTTATTCTGCCTGCCGTATTTATCACTGGAATTTTCGCATATTTATATAATCTTTACGGACAGCTACCCGAAGTACAACCTTTTATCTATGGTATCAAACCTGCTATAATAGCCATTATTCTGGCAGCAATTTATCCATTGGCAAAACAATCTGTCAAATCCATAAATTTAGCTCTTATAGGTATTGCTGTTTTGTTAGCAGCTGTGTTTGGAGTTAATGAAATTTATTTAATGTTTGGTGCAGGTTTGTTAGCGTTTGGATTGTACAAGATACAGAGTAAACAAAAAAATGACACTTTACAAAGTATTGTTCCGCTTACATTTCTTCAAATAATACAGACAACTTTTTGGACAGCGACCAATACCAAACTTTTTTGGACGTTCCTAAAAATTGGTTCCATACTTTATGGGAGTGGATATGTATTATTTGCCTTTTTAGATACGGAATTGGTAGCAACAGGTATACTCACAAGACAGCAACTAATGGATGCCATTGCGGTAGGACAGTTCACGCCCGGTCCTGTTTTTTCATCGGTAACGTTTATTGGCTTTCAAATCAATGGGCTTTCAGGAGCCATTATCTCAACTATTGCAATTTTCCTGCCCTCATTTGTTTTTGTGGCACTGCTTAATCCGTTAATGAAAAAGCTACGAAATTCTAAAGGATTGTCCGCCTTTTTAGATGCAGTGAATGTAGCATCGGTAGCCATAATCATAGCTGTGTGCTATGAAATGGGTAAAGAAACCATTACTGATTGGCGAACGATTTTAATTGTGGTTGTAGGTGCGATTATTGTTTTTAATTTCAAAAAGATCAATAGTGCGTACGTAGTTTTGGGAGGATCATTTTTGGGATATATATTAAAAATGATCTAA
- a CDS encoding recombinase family protein, which produces MSNVALYIRVSTDEQADRGYSQRDQEERLKRYCETNNLKIDNLIFEDHSAKNFNRPGWNELLIYLKKKKSKIDKVLFTKWDRFSRNAGDAYQMIGILKKLGVEVQAIEQPLDLFIPENKMMLAIYLAAPEVENDRRALNTFYGMRRAKKEGRWMASAPFGYINKITEDGKYKFIEPKEPEASIIRYLFNEIAKGIEAPETIRRQLSEKGVKILSNQAFHVAIRNPVYCGKIFIKKYRDEEAHYVKSLHAPLISETLFNKVQLILEGNKRKTRKYIKFSSADIFPLRGFLICPKCGKNLTASGSKGSQKVYYYYHCKSFCGFRQSAELTNNLFVEELKKYEFLPSVQKILQNILLTAYKKYNNKAGDRRKRIISEIETYNAKIALARDKLLAEKIEDDDYMIIKAQSKQKIEILENELHSCLVATRNPEKVDDRLNKALSVISNLSLLYQSSSVEAKRKIISSIYPENLEFTGIEYRTTRVNSVLRSISLVTNGLGSINNKKNDQKTANPCLVAPPRIELGSKV; this is translated from the coding sequence ATGAGTAATGTTGCTTTATATATTCGTGTATCAACTGATGAGCAGGCAGATAGAGGTTACTCTCAACGTGATCAGGAAGAACGCTTAAAAAGGTATTGTGAAACTAATAATCTTAAAATTGATAATCTTATTTTTGAAGATCATTCAGCAAAAAATTTTAATCGTCCAGGATGGAATGAGCTTTTAATTTATCTAAAGAAGAAAAAATCTAAGATTGATAAAGTCTTATTTACTAAATGGGACCGCTTTAGTAGGAATGCAGGTGATGCATATCAAATGATAGGTATCCTTAAAAAACTGGGAGTAGAAGTGCAGGCTATAGAACAGCCATTGGATCTTTTCATACCAGAAAATAAAATGATGTTAGCAATCTATCTTGCTGCACCAGAAGTAGAGAATGACAGAAGAGCACTGAATACATTTTATGGTATGCGAAGAGCTAAAAAGGAAGGAAGATGGATGGCTAGTGCTCCTTTCGGATACATTAATAAAATTACTGAGGATGGCAAATATAAGTTTATTGAGCCTAAAGAACCTGAAGCTTCAATAATACGTTATTTATTCAATGAAATAGCAAAAGGAATTGAAGCTCCTGAAACTATACGACGACAGCTTTCAGAAAAGGGAGTAAAAATTTTGAGTAATCAAGCTTTTCATGTTGCGATAAGAAATCCAGTGTATTGTGGTAAAATATTTATAAAGAAATACCGGGATGAAGAAGCTCACTATGTAAAATCTTTACATGCTCCTCTTATAAGTGAGACACTATTTAATAAAGTTCAGCTCATTTTAGAAGGCAATAAAAGAAAAACCCGAAAGTATATAAAATTTAGTTCTGCTGATATTTTTCCATTGAGAGGTTTTTTGATTTGTCCGAAATGTGGAAAAAATTTAACGGCCAGCGGTTCAAAGGGAAGTCAGAAAGTATATTATTACTATCATTGTAAATCATTTTGTGGATTTAGGCAAAGTGCTGAACTTACCAATAATCTTTTTGTAGAGGAACTAAAGAAATATGAGTTTCTTCCTTCAGTTCAAAAAATTTTACAAAATATTCTACTAACAGCCTATAAAAAGTATAATAACAAAGCCGGCGATAGAAGAAAAAGAATAATTTCTGAAATAGAAACTTATAATGCTAAGATAGCTCTTGCACGAGATAAATTATTAGCGGAAAAGATTGAAGATGACGATTATATGATTATTAAAGCACAGTCTAAACAAAAAATTGAAATTCTTGAAAATGAACTTCATTCTTGCTTAGTTGCGACTCGTAATCCCGAAAAAGTTGATGATCGCTTAAACAAGGCTCTATCAGTTATATCTAACTTATCATTATTATACCAATCAAGTAGTGTAGAAGCAAAAAGAAAAATAATTAGTTCGATATATCCAGAAAATCTTGAATTTACAGGAATTGAATATCGAACTACCAGAGTAAACTCTGTATTAAGAAGTATATCTCTTGTAACCAATGGGTTAGGTAGTATAAATAATAAAAAAAATGATCAGAAAACAGCTAATCCCTGTCTGGTAGCCCCACCAAGAATCGAACTTGGATCTAAAGTTTAG
- a CDS encoding NAD(P)-dependent oxidoreductase has product MKTNTIAVIGGTGKSGKYLVQNLLEKRYPIKLLWRKPEDFKMQDPLIEIVKGDVRDEEAVHSLIEGCNIVISTLGQPKEEKSIFSDATKNIIRTMNHYGIKRYIVTTGLSVNTSTDQKNDRVKMATEWMYQNYPETTSDKQKEYQLLLESDLDWTLVRLPLITITDRSCNTEISLIDCKGENIRAADLAEFLVSQIENSNYIRESPFLYNI; this is encoded by the coding sequence ATGAAAACAAATACAATCGCCGTTATTGGTGGAACCGGAAAATCCGGAAAATATCTGGTACAAAACCTTCTTGAAAAAAGATATCCGATCAAGCTTTTATGGAGAAAGCCTGAAGACTTCAAAATGCAAGATCCTCTGATTGAAATAGTAAAAGGAGATGTGAGGGATGAAGAGGCTGTACATTCATTAATCGAAGGCTGCAATATTGTGATAAGTACACTAGGGCAGCCCAAAGAAGAAAAGTCAATCTTTAGTGATGCTACAAAAAATATCATCCGAACAATGAATCATTATGGAATCAAAAGATATATCGTAACCACTGGATTGAGCGTGAATACTTCAACGGATCAAAAAAATGACCGGGTGAAAATGGCTACCGAATGGATGTATCAGAATTATCCTGAAACCACTTCAGATAAGCAGAAAGAATACCAGCTGCTTTTAGAAAGTGATCTAGACTGGACTTTGGTACGCTTACCTCTGATTACTATAACAGACAGGAGTTGTAATACTGAAATAAGCCTGATCGATTGTAAAGGTGAAAATATCAGAGCTGCCGATCTTGCGGAGTTTTTGGTTTCACAGATTGAAAATTCTAATTACATTAGGGAAAGTCCATTTTTATATAATATTTAA
- a CDS encoding YhcG family protein, with amino-acid sequence MKEQHLEPNQELYHSIAKIIADSKSSLYRTTNTILLKMYWEIGKLIVQDEQNGEKRAGYGKYLLKNLANQLSLEFGKGFNERNLNNMRAFFNSFPIWNAVRTELSWTHYRIISRIDNPDHRIQYIDHSIEGNWNTRTLQRNIDSQYLGRLLKFPENNDGKEVSSFIKDPYIFEFLGLPNDTAQTETQIESALISHLQQFLMELGKGFAFVARQQHIVTDTSDFFIDLVFYNYYLKCFVLVDLKTHKLTHEAIGQMDMYVRMYNDLKKRDDDNPTIGIILCTEKDETVVKYSVMSENEKLFASKYRTYLPDEKELKQLIEADRLKLELDNLS; translated from the coding sequence ATGAAAGAACAGCACCTGGAGCCAAATCAAGAACTTTATCATTCAATTGCTAAAATTATTGCAGATTCAAAATCAAGCCTTTACAGAACTACTAACACCATATTGTTAAAGATGTACTGGGAAATAGGAAAACTCATTGTCCAGGATGAACAAAATGGTGAAAAACGTGCTGGTTATGGAAAATATCTACTTAAAAATTTAGCAAACCAACTATCTCTTGAGTTCGGCAAGGGGTTCAATGAAAGAAACCTGAACAATATGAGGGCATTCTTTAACTCTTTCCCAATTTGGAACGCAGTGCGTACCGAATTGAGTTGGACTCATTACAGGATTATAAGCAGAATTGACAACCCTGATCACAGAATTCAGTACATCGATCACTCCATTGAAGGAAACTGGAATACCAGAACATTGCAACGAAATATTGACAGCCAGTATCTGGGCAGGTTGTTAAAATTTCCAGAGAATAATGATGGGAAAGAAGTTTCATCTTTCATAAAAGATCCTTACATATTTGAATTTCTAGGATTACCAAATGATACCGCACAGACAGAAACTCAAATAGAATCAGCACTCATCTCTCACCTTCAACAATTCCTAATGGAGCTAGGGAAAGGTTTTGCATTTGTTGCAAGGCAGCAGCACATTGTTACCGATACCTCCGACTTCTTTATAGATCTTGTCTTTTATAATTACTATCTTAAATGTTTCGTACTTGTCGATTTAAAAACACATAAATTAACCCACGAAGCTATTGGACAGATGGATATGTACGTTAGGATGTATAATGATCTTAAAAAACGTGATGATGATAATCCAACTATTGGCATCATTCTATGTACGGAAAAAGATGAAACAGTGGTAAAATATTCTGTTATGTCTGAAAATGAAAAATTGTTCGCAAGTAAATACAGAACATATCTCCCCGATGAGAAAGAATTAAAGCAGCTTATCGAAGCAGATCGATTAAAACTTGAACTGGATAACCTCAGCTAA
- a CDS encoding metallophosphoesterase family protein, whose product MNKILFSAIALMFATTAMAQLPKIPATYSNLGYDTNGRLYFENKGEKYFAEEFKNPLTIEQLLGKPEATENGVQMDFGTLKGTVTYGLIPYGKVPHPLPVYRKTVKIEDGKIVLNIKDDFKYPYDFVDWKKNGYLNLGYRIADEQGMLLFDGIVALKGEGPFEVIPAIYEGPFVNMVTDNSAVIWCKTTRPVKAEIEINGKVYKDEQETTPHRWNIAGLTPNTKHNYKVKYGIQSQSYHLKTAPSKGSREAFVFGYASDSRHATGGGERKILGANAYIMKKIAALANMKDVRFMQFTGDMINGYLSSKEQQRVEYSNWKKSIEPFWHYMPYYIGMGNHEALGLIFNDEKGKQQAFIDAFPYETQSAEALFAEEFINPENGPDSEDNNKYDPDPKNIDFPSYKENAFYYTYGNVAMIVLNSNYWYAPSIANQTASSGGLHGYLMDNQLQWLRETISKLEKDKNIDHIFLTQHTPAFPNGGHSKDVMWYGGNNEKRPYIGGKPVDKGIIERRDEYLDILINESKKVVGMLTGDEHNYNWLKLTADMPIYPGNYPHKKLNVSRPIYQINNGAAGAPYYGQEVLPWSKHTQSFSVENALCLFYVEGKKITMKVFNPDTLNQIDEVELR is encoded by the coding sequence ATGAATAAGATACTATTTTCTGCTATTGCGTTAATGTTTGCTACAACAGCAATGGCACAACTTCCTAAAATTCCTGCTACATACAGTAACCTGGGCTATGATACTAATGGAAGATTATATTTTGAAAATAAGGGTGAAAAATACTTTGCTGAAGAATTTAAAAATCCACTAACGATCGAACAACTTCTTGGTAAACCGGAAGCTACTGAAAATGGGGTTCAGATGGATTTTGGGACTTTAAAAGGCACGGTAACCTATGGCTTGATCCCATACGGAAAAGTTCCGCATCCGCTTCCAGTATATCGAAAAACAGTCAAAATTGAAGATGGTAAAATAGTGCTCAATATAAAAGACGATTTCAAGTATCCGTATGATTTTGTAGACTGGAAGAAAAATGGGTACCTGAACCTTGGCTACCGAATTGCTGATGAGCAAGGTATGCTTTTGTTTGATGGCATAGTTGCTTTAAAAGGTGAAGGACCATTTGAAGTCATACCAGCAATTTATGAAGGACCTTTTGTAAATATGGTAACTGATAACTCTGCTGTAATCTGGTGCAAAACCACACGTCCTGTAAAAGCCGAAATTGAAATCAATGGCAAAGTTTATAAAGATGAGCAGGAAACAACGCCGCATCGCTGGAATATAGCAGGACTTACCCCAAATACAAAGCACAACTATAAGGTAAAATATGGGATACAATCACAATCGTATCATCTTAAAACTGCACCATCTAAAGGCAGCAGAGAAGCGTTCGTATTTGGTTATGCAAGCGACAGCCGCCATGCTACAGGTGGAGGTGAACGGAAAATCCTTGGAGCGAACGCCTACATAATGAAAAAAATAGCCGCACTGGCTAATATGAAAGACGTGCGCTTTATGCAGTTCACCGGCGATATGATTAATGGCTATTTGAGCAGTAAAGAGCAGCAGAGAGTGGAGTATTCTAATTGGAAAAAATCCATTGAACCATTTTGGCACTATATGCCCTATTATATTGGCATGGGGAATCATGAAGCATTAGGTCTTATTTTTAATGATGAGAAAGGTAAACAACAAGCATTTATTGATGCTTTTCCTTATGAGACCCAATCCGCAGAAGCACTTTTTGCAGAGGAATTTATTAATCCTGAAAACGGCCCTGATAGCGAGGATAATAACAAGTATGACCCTGACCCTAAAAATATAGATTTCCCTTCTTATAAGGAAAATGCGTTTTATTACACATACGGCAATGTGGCGATGATTGTCCTTAATAGCAATTACTGGTATGCACCTTCCATTGCTAATCAAACGGCTTCTAGCGGAGGGTTGCATGGGTATTTAATGGATAACCAACTTCAATGGCTTCGTGAAACGATCTCAAAACTGGAAAAAGACAAGAATATTGATCACATTTTTCTTACACAACATACCCCTGCATTTCCTAATGGAGGACACAGTAAAGATGTGATGTGGTACGGAGGTAACAACGAAAAAAGACCCTACATTGGAGGAAAACCTGTTGACAAAGGAATTATAGAACGCAGGGATGAATATTTAGATATTTTGATTAATGAAAGTAAGAAAGTGGTGGGGATGCTTACAGGAGATGAGCATAACTATAACTGGTTGAAGCTTACGGCTGATATGCCTATTTACCCCGGGAATTATCCCCATAAAAAACTTAACGTATCGCGTCCAATTTATCAAATCAATAATGGTGCAGCAGGAGCTCCTTATTATGGCCAGGAAGTATTGCCATGGAGTAAGCATACCCAGTCCTTTAGCGTGGAAAATGCACTGTGCCTGTTTTATGTGGAAGGAAAAAAAATAACAATGAAAGTATTCAATCCGGACACTTTAAATCAAATAGATGAAGTCGAATTAAGATAA
- a CDS encoding JAB domain-containing protein, translated as MDFNIVNEIKLSYSRKGNSEKLISCSRDAVDVFRQYFDIDEIDYRESFFALYLNQANKVLGIKKISESGISSTIVDVRIIMQAALLCNASAVILAHNHPSGNLKPSAEDLKITQNIKNASEFLNIKLLDHCILTSTDYLSFADEGHF; from the coding sequence ATGGATTTTAATATTGTCAATGAAATAAAATTAAGTTATTCACGAAAAGGTAATTCAGAGAAATTAATAAGCTGTTCACGTGATGCTGTTGATGTATTCCGTCAATACTTTGATATTGATGAAATAGACTACAGGGAATCATTTTTTGCTTTGTATTTAAATCAGGCAAACAAAGTTTTAGGGATAAAGAAAATATCTGAATCAGGTATTTCTTCAACAATAGTTGATGTAAGAATTATTATGCAGGCCGCCCTACTATGCAATGCATCCGCAGTAATTTTAGCACATAACCACCCATCTGGAAATTTAAAACCGTCAGCGGAAGATCTAAAAATTACTCAGAATATTAAAAATGCCTCAGAATTTTTAAATATTAAATTGCTGGATCATTGTATTTTGACCTCAACTGATTACTTGTCATTTGCTGATGAAGGGCATTTTTGA
- the uvrA gene encoding excinuclease ABC subunit UvrA, with protein sequence MANTTEIDIKKQIFVKNAHLNNLKHIDVLIPKNKLIVITGVSGSGKSSLAFDTIYAEGQRRYVESLSSYARQFLGKLEKPKIDDIKGLAPSIAIQQKVISSNPRSTVGTSTEIYDYMKLLFARIGKTFSPVSGEEVKKDSVSDVVDFIKASKKDTSFLLTAPLEYDADNFKETLNVLKLAGFTRLEINGNLAGIEDLESFGFAPEKGMKINLVIDRFSYEEDESFLQRLADSIQMAFYEGHGYCSLKNTDTEKVKEFSNKFELDGIEFLEPNVHFFSFNNPYGACPACEGYGKVIGIDEDLVVPNKTLSIYEDAVACWRGETMSEWKKDFIKKAGDFPIHKPYHQLTKEQKNFLWKGDGKSTFPCINNFFKMLEENLYKIQYRVMLSRYRGKTLCPTCEGLRLREETSWVKVDGHNIQSMIELPLDELVPLINSLKLSDHDKEVAKRLLYEITTRLEFLLKVGLGYLTLNRTSNTLSGGESQRINLATSLGSSLVGSIYILDEPSIGLHSKDTENLIEVLKNLRDLGNTVIVVEHDEDVMHAADYIIDIGPEAGYLGGELVFAGDYKDLKKANTLTSEYLTGRLEIEVPKKRRKAKEWIHIKGARQNNLKNIDVDVPLESLTVISGVSGSGKSTLMKEILTNDIQIQLGMGGKKGDYDSVEFPKKLIKNIELIDQNPIGKSSRSNPVTYLKAYDDIRDLFAKQKVAKMMGYKPKHFSFNVDGGRCDECKGEGVINVSMQFMADIELECEVCKGTRFKNEILEVKFDEKNISDILHMTVDEALEFFKDNNEEKIVTKLRPLQEVGLGYLQLGQSSSTLSGGEAQRVKLASFLVKGVTTDKTLFIFDEPSTGLHFHDIQKLLKSLQALIELGHSVIVIEHQPDIIKCADYIIDIGPGAGKHGGEVVFAGTPEDLAKNKKSYTAKYIKEKLEK encoded by the coding sequence ATGGCTAATACTACAGAAATAGACATAAAAAAACAGATTTTCGTTAAGAATGCCCATCTTAATAATCTGAAACATATAGACGTCCTGATCCCCAAAAACAAACTGATTGTTATTACCGGAGTATCAGGAAGTGGTAAATCATCTCTGGCTTTTGATACCATTTATGCAGAAGGACAGAGAAGGTATGTGGAAAGTTTAAGTTCTTATGCCCGTCAGTTCTTAGGAAAATTAGAAAAGCCTAAAATTGATGATATTAAAGGACTTGCACCCTCCATCGCTATCCAGCAAAAAGTAATTTCATCCAATCCACGTTCTACCGTAGGAACCTCTACAGAGATCTATGATTATATGAAGCTTTTATTTGCCAGGATTGGAAAAACATTTTCTCCTGTTTCGGGGGAAGAAGTGAAAAAAGATTCGGTTTCTGATGTGGTTGACTTCATTAAGGCTTCTAAAAAAGATACTTCCTTTTTATTGACTGCTCCATTGGAATATGATGCTGATAATTTTAAGGAAACTTTAAATGTTTTAAAACTTGCCGGTTTTACAAGACTTGAAATCAACGGAAATCTGGCAGGAATTGAAGATCTTGAAAGCTTCGGATTTGCCCCGGAAAAAGGAATGAAGATCAATTTGGTAATCGACCGTTTTTCCTATGAAGAAGATGAAAGCTTTTTACAGCGATTGGCAGACTCTATTCAGATGGCTTTTTATGAAGGCCATGGCTACTGTTCTTTAAAAAATACAGACACCGAAAAGGTAAAAGAGTTCTCCAATAAATTTGAATTGGATGGAATAGAGTTTCTTGAACCCAATGTTCATTTTTTTAGCTTCAATAATCCGTATGGAGCATGTCCGGCATGCGAAGGCTATGGAAAAGTAATTGGAATTGATGAAGATTTAGTGGTTCCTAATAAGACACTATCCATCTATGAAGATGCTGTAGCCTGCTGGCGAGGAGAAACAATGAGTGAATGGAAAAAAGACTTTATCAAAAAGGCAGGAGACTTTCCTATTCATAAACCTTATCATCAATTGACCAAGGAGCAGAAAAATTTCCTTTGGAAAGGTGATGGTAAAAGTACTTTCCCATGTATTAACAATTTCTTCAAAATGCTTGAAGAAAACCTTTATAAAATCCAGTACCGTGTCATGCTTTCCCGTTACAGAGGAAAAACCCTTTGCCCAACTTGTGAAGGATTAAGATTGCGTGAAGAAACGAGCTGGGTAAAAGTAGACGGACACAACATTCAATCAATGATTGAGCTTCCGTTAGATGAACTTGTTCCGTTAATCAACAGTCTAAAATTATCTGACCACGATAAAGAAGTTGCCAAACGTCTATTGTACGAAATCACAACCCGTCTGGAGTTTTTACTAAAAGTAGGGTTAGGATATTTAACCTTAAACAGAACCTCAAATACCCTTTCAGGAGGAGAAAGTCAAAGAATTAACCTGGCAACAAGCTTAGGAAGTTCTTTGGTAGGTTCCATCTATATATTGGATGAGCCTTCTATCGGATTACATTCCAAGGATACTGAAAATCTCATCGAAGTATTGAAAAATCTACGTGATTTAGGAAATACTGTCATTGTAGTGGAACACGATGAAGATGTGATGCATGCCGCCGATTATATCATTGATATTGGACCGGAGGCAGGTTATCTTGGTGGAGAACTCGTATTTGCAGGAGATTATAAGGATCTGAAAAAGGCCAACACGCTTACCTCAGAATACCTTACAGGAAGACTCGAAATAGAAGTTCCGAAGAAACGTAGAAAAGCAAAAGAATGGATCCATATTAAAGGAGCCCGCCAGAATAACCTTAAAAATATTGATGTAGATGTTCCTTTGGAAAGTCTAACCGTTATTTCAGGTGTTTCCGGAAGTGGAAAATCTACTTTAATGAAGGAAATCCTTACCAACGACATTCAGATTCAGCTGGGAATGGGTGGTAAAAAAGGAGACTATGATTCTGTAGAGTTCCCCAAAAAGCTCATCAAAAATATTGAATTGATTGATCAGAATCCTATCGGAAAATCTTCAAGATCAAACCCGGTAACCTACCTGAAAGCATATGATGACATCCGTGATCTTTTTGCTAAGCAGAAGGTTGCTAAAATGATGGGTTACAAACCGAAGCACTTCTCTTTCAACGTAGATGGTGGAAGATGTGATGAATGTAAAGGTGAAGGAGTCATCAATGTTTCTATGCAGTTTATGGCTGATATTGAGCTTGAATGTGAAGTTTGTAAAGGAACACGATTCAAAAATGAGATCCTTGAAGTAAAATTCGATGAGAAAAATATTTCTGATATTCTTCATATGACGGTGGATGAAGCATTGGAATTCTTTAAAGATAATAATGAAGAAAAAATTGTAACCAAGCTGAGACCCTTACAGGAAGTTGGATTGGGGTATTTACAGTTGGGACAAAGCTCTTCTACCCTTTCCGGTGGTGAAGCACAACGTGTAAAACTGGCTTCATTCCTTGTGAAGGGAGTTACTACAGATAAAACTTTATTTATCTTTGATGAGCCTTCTACCGGGCTTCATTTCCATGATATCCAAAAGCTTTTGAAATCATTACAGGCACTGATTGAACTTGGACACTCAGTGATCGTTATTGAGCACCAGCCGGATATTATCAAATGTGCTGACTATATTATTGATATTGGCCCAGGAGCTGGAAAACATGGTGGAGAGGTAGTTTTTGCCGGAACCCCTGAGGACCTGGCGAAAAATAAAAAGTCTTATACCGCAAAATACATCAAGGAAAAACTTGAGAAATAA
- a CDS encoding DoxX family protein codes for MMFQKITKTDLSKTTILIRLMVGAVFLSEGIQKFLFADTLGAGRFAKIGLPNPEFLGPFVGSFEIVCGFLILIGLLTRLVSIPLIIIMFVAIATTKSEVLAEKGFWEMMHGSRTDWAMLLGSIFLLIKGGGCWSIDSLTNIPK; via the coding sequence ATGATGTTTCAAAAAATAACTAAGACAGACCTATCAAAAACTACCATACTTATTCGACTGATGGTAGGTGCCGTATTTCTTTCGGAAGGAATACAGAAGTTTTTATTTGCAGACACCTTAGGTGCAGGACGTTTTGCAAAAATAGGTCTGCCTAATCCTGAGTTTTTGGGTCCGTTCGTTGGCAGCTTTGAAATTGTTTGTGGATTTTTAATTCTTATTGGACTTCTGACAAGATTGGTGAGCATTCCTCTTATCATTATTATGTTCGTTGCTATTGCAACAACTAAATCAGAAGTTTTAGCAGAAAAAGGATTTTGGGAAATGATGCATGGAAGTCGTACAGACTGGGCGATGCTTTTGGGTAGTATCTTTCTATTGATAAAAGGTGGAGGTTGTTGGTCGATAGATAGCTTGACAAATATTCCTAAATAA